The following are encoded together in the Corallococcus silvisoli genome:
- the epsZ gene encoding exopolysaccharide biosynthesis polyisoprenyl-phosphate hexose-1-phosphate transferase EpsZ, whose amino-acid sequence MTATEVTDPPRLAPGFAAKLNLTVDVVLLVAVLVGSAWMRGGLTYPPGWELPGMVTTAVLVWLITGTALCLYDSRFAERSKLDHVALVSVTTLAVVTMQAVLELAMPAAAHVGLAPLLFIFWPVALLLRLGVFRQVASQEAPTEEVLIVGTGAMGRYTGEDLLKRGRHKILGYVRFPEDHASGDSLPAGVLGPADELERLLRTLPVSEVYIAGNTLKQGESMQAAIKLAERFGVPFALPAHSFRLDRARPVESRAVADGYLHFAAVAPKPHQMAMKRLFDIAVSAVALWALLPLFAVVAAAIKLTSRGPIFFKQLRTGQHGKPFYMLKFRSMVVNAEELKERLAAQNEQTGPVFKMKNDPRITGIGRFIRKFSIDELPQFLNVLRGEMSIVGPRPPVPSEVAKYETWQRRRLSVRPGLTCIWQVSGRNQISFEQWMYLDMQYIDHWSLTGDLRLLLQTVPVVITGRGAS is encoded by the coding sequence ATGACCGCGACCGAGGTCACCGACCCGCCGCGCCTGGCTCCTGGCTTCGCGGCGAAGCTGAACCTCACCGTGGACGTGGTGTTGCTGGTGGCGGTGCTGGTGGGCTCGGCGTGGATGCGCGGAGGGCTGACGTACCCGCCGGGCTGGGAGCTGCCGGGCATGGTGACCACCGCCGTGCTGGTGTGGCTCATCACGGGCACCGCGCTGTGTCTGTATGACTCGCGCTTCGCCGAGCGCAGCAAGCTGGACCACGTGGCGCTGGTGTCCGTCACCACGCTGGCCGTCGTGACGATGCAGGCGGTGCTGGAGCTGGCGATGCCCGCCGCGGCGCACGTGGGCCTGGCGCCGCTGCTGTTCATCTTCTGGCCGGTGGCGCTGCTCTTGCGCCTGGGCGTCTTCCGCCAGGTGGCCTCGCAGGAGGCGCCCACGGAGGAGGTGCTCATCGTCGGCACCGGCGCCATGGGCCGCTACACCGGCGAGGACCTGCTCAAGCGGGGCCGCCACAAGATCCTCGGCTACGTGCGCTTCCCGGAGGACCACGCCTCCGGCGACAGCCTGCCCGCCGGGGTGCTGGGGCCCGCGGACGAGCTGGAGCGCCTGCTGCGGACGCTGCCGGTGAGCGAGGTCTACATCGCGGGCAACACGCTCAAGCAGGGCGAGTCCATGCAGGCCGCCATCAAGCTGGCCGAGCGCTTCGGCGTGCCGTTCGCGCTGCCGGCGCACTCGTTCCGCCTGGACCGCGCGCGCCCGGTGGAGTCCCGCGCGGTGGCGGACGGCTACCTGCACTTCGCCGCGGTGGCCCCGAAGCCGCACCAGATGGCGATGAAGCGCCTGTTCGACATCGCCGTGTCCGCGGTGGCGCTGTGGGCGCTCCTGCCGCTGTTCGCGGTGGTGGCGGCGGCCATCAAGCTCACCTCGCGCGGCCCCATCTTCTTCAAGCAGCTGCGCACGGGGCAGCACGGCAAGCCGTTCTACATGCTGAAGTTCCGCTCCATGGTGGTGAACGCGGAGGAGCTCAAGGAGCGCCTGGCCGCGCAGAACGAGCAGACCGGCCCCGTCTTCAAGATGAAGAACGATCCGCGCATCACCGGCATCGGCCGCTTCATCCGCAAGTTCTCCATCGACGAGCTGCCCCAGTTCCTCAACGTGCTCCGGGGTGAGATGAGCATCGTGGGCCCCCGCCCGCCGGTGCCCAGCGAGGTGGCCAAGTACGAGACCTGGCAGCGCCGCCGCCTGTCGGTGCGCCCGGGCCTCACCTGCATCTGGCAGGTGTCCGGCCGGAATCAGATCTCCTTCGAGCAGTGGATGTACCTGGACATGCAGTACATCGACCACTGGAGCCTCACCGGCGACCTCCGCCTGCTGCTGCAGACGGTGCCGGTCGTCATCACCGGCCGCGGAGCAAGCTAG
- the wzx gene encoding exopolysaccharide biosynthesis flippase, producing the protein MTVNSQTSSTAEADDGARANEVRGAVRSTLQLGGSLMVTYAIALGIRALMPRYLGPEAFGYFNWSEAFAATFFVATNLGLETYIRKEVPVRPEHASDFFGTTMLLRLGMTLILMVALALVLHHTGEPPEVQHLVQWFALAQSLIVINASMAALLHSKGKVAGLSVSNVITKIVWGGGLALMAALGVGLQWLAVPMVASEAVKLLISWKLAKEHLGLKFRVDLAATKKVMKACLPFFLTAAALACNGRTDMSLLGKLASKEEVGWYGGAFSIAGLTFLISPIFGWVLMPMMSRAAARSPEELSHLTRRSLEGVLAFTVPVMMAMVLGADLWVRLMCGPGFEPAALPLRVLSPIFVMAYVTMVSSIWLTMSNKEWWVTLAATMGAVVNPLFNLALIPWLYGRIGPSGGATATALSMFLTEVIVTVLFLSRMGRNSFDRRSLLMVAKTALVCAVCVALDRVLSGTVAPWPRLGLTATAYVAGVLITGAVRPAELLQVVRMARQRGNGAPAEVAVTAAPTA; encoded by the coding sequence ATGACCGTGAACAGTCAGACCTCCTCCACCGCTGAAGCCGACGACGGCGCGCGCGCGAACGAAGTGCGCGGCGCGGTCCGCAGCACCCTGCAGTTGGGGGGCTCGCTGATGGTGACGTACGCCATCGCGCTGGGCATCCGCGCGCTGATGCCGCGCTACCTGGGGCCGGAGGCGTTCGGCTACTTCAACTGGTCGGAGGCCTTCGCCGCCACGTTCTTCGTCGCGACCAACCTGGGCCTGGAGACGTACATCCGCAAGGAGGTGCCCGTCCGCCCGGAGCACGCGAGCGACTTCTTCGGCACCACCATGCTGCTGCGCCTGGGGATGACGCTCATCCTGATGGTGGCGCTGGCGCTGGTGCTCCACCACACCGGAGAGCCGCCGGAGGTGCAGCACCTGGTGCAGTGGTTCGCGCTCGCCCAGTCGCTCATCGTCATCAACGCCTCCATGGCCGCGCTGCTGCACTCCAAGGGCAAGGTGGCGGGCCTGTCGGTGTCCAACGTCATCACCAAGATTGTATGGGGCGGCGGCCTGGCGCTGATGGCCGCGCTGGGCGTGGGCCTGCAGTGGCTGGCCGTGCCCATGGTGGCGTCCGAAGCGGTGAAGCTCCTCATCAGCTGGAAGCTGGCGAAGGAGCACCTGGGCCTGAAGTTCCGCGTCGACCTCGCCGCCACGAAGAAGGTGATGAAGGCGTGCCTGCCGTTCTTCCTCACCGCGGCGGCGCTCGCGTGCAACGGGCGCACGGACATGTCGCTGTTGGGCAAGCTGGCGTCGAAGGAGGAGGTGGGCTGGTACGGCGGTGCGTTCAGCATCGCGGGGCTCACCTTCCTCATCAGCCCCATCTTCGGCTGGGTGCTGATGCCCATGATGTCGCGCGCCGCGGCCCGCTCCCCGGAGGAGCTGTCCCACCTGACGCGCCGCTCGCTGGAGGGGGTGCTCGCCTTCACCGTGCCGGTGATGATGGCCATGGTGCTGGGCGCGGACCTGTGGGTGCGCCTGATGTGCGGCCCCGGCTTCGAACCCGCGGCGCTGCCCCTGCGCGTGCTGTCGCCCATCTTCGTGATGGCCTACGTCACCATGGTCAGCAGCATCTGGCTCACCATGTCGAACAAGGAGTGGTGGGTGACGCTGGCGGCCACCATGGGCGCGGTGGTGAACCCGCTCTTCAACCTGGCGCTCATCCCCTGGCTGTACGGCCGCATCGGCCCGTCCGGCGGCGCCACCGCCACCGCGCTGTCCATGTTCCTCACGGAGGTCATCGTCACGGTGCTGTTCCTCAGCCGGATGGGAAGGAACTCCTTCGACCGGCGTTCGCTCCTCATGGTGGCGAAGACGGCCCTGGTGTGCGCCGTGTGCGTGGCCCTGGACCGCGTCCTGTCCGGCACCGTGGCGCCGTGGCCTCGCCTGGGGCTGACGGCGACCGCCTACGTGGCGGGCGTGCTCATCACCGGCGCCGTGCGCCCCGCGGAGCTGCTCCAGGTGGTGCGCATGGCGCGCCAGCGCGGTAATGGGGCTCCCGCCGAAGTGGCCGTGACGGCCGCCCCCACCGCGTGA
- the epsY gene encoding exopolysaccharide export protein EpsY — MPSHPSRFRGSVSRALACAGLLLLAPACTGLGQYTWVNDYTEKPAASDEAYRIVPGDVLNVRVFGQDALTTRAKVREDGRISLTFLDDVEAAGHSPAMLAQQIQTRLKDFINHPVVTVALEEARPMSVTMLGEVANVGAHVLDPGATLLQALGAAGSFTDYAHRDRIFVLRRDDPQVDQPTRIRVRYEDIIRGEGRAAAFRLRPGDVVVVE, encoded by the coding sequence ATGCCGTCCCATCCGTCCCGATTCCGCGGCTCCGTCTCCCGCGCGCTCGCGTGCGCGGGGTTGCTCCTGCTCGCCCCCGCGTGCACCGGCCTGGGCCAGTACACCTGGGTGAACGACTACACGGAGAAGCCCGCCGCGTCGGACGAGGCCTACCGCATCGTCCCCGGTGACGTGCTCAACGTGCGCGTGTTCGGACAGGACGCGCTCACCACGCGCGCCAAGGTGCGCGAGGACGGCCGCATCAGCCTCACCTTCCTGGACGACGTGGAGGCCGCGGGGCACTCGCCGGCCATGCTGGCGCAGCAGATCCAGACGCGGCTCAAGGACTTCATCAACCACCCCGTCGTCACCGTGGCGCTGGAGGAAGCGCGCCCCATGTCGGTGACGATGCTGGGAGAGGTGGCCAACGTGGGCGCGCACGTGCTGGACCCGGGCGCGACGCTGCTCCAGGCGCTGGGCGCCGCGGGCAGCTTCACCGACTACGCCCACCGCGACCGCATCTTCGTGCTGCGCCGGGACGACCCGCAGGTGGATCAGCCCACCCGCATCCGCGTGCGCTACGAGGACATCATCCGCGGCGAGGGCCGCGCGGCGGCCTTCCGCCTGCGCCCCGGCGACGTGGTGGTGGTGGAGTAG